The segment TCACCACCTATGGGGCCGGCGCCTGGGGACCGCCCGTCCGAGTGGGTGCGCCGCCTGAAATCGCCATCCTGCAGTTGCGCAGCGCCTGATCGACCGACAGTCATTGCTCGCGTTGGCCGTTTCGTGCTGCAACGTATGCGCCAAACTGACTCGATCCGCGGAGTGCATGATTGATCGCCGTCTGTGTGTGGATGCCGAGTGCGTCTGCAAGGACAGGAGGCGGTGAGGTCTGGGTGATGGTTTGCCAGGTACCGAGACGCGTTGTGAGCGAGGGAAATCCGAGTGCCTTGAGGCGGCGCCTCAGGTGACTTTCGTTGAGATGGTTCCCAGGCTGATAACCGGGGAAGACCCACACCGATTCGCTATGCGCGGCGGTCTGCCGGTTGGTTGTCGCCTCGGCGACCTCGGCGACGAGCCGATCCAATGGCGACTCCAATACGATTGGGTGCTTTCCGAGGGTGATGGTGCAGGTCTCCTCGCGGTTGATCTGATCCCATCGCAATGCGGCGACTTTGTGAGTGGGCTGCCCGAACACCACGATCAGCGCAGCGGCCAGGCGATCGCGCGGAGTCAGCGCGTCGTTGGCAAAGAGCCGTGTGAGTTGTTCGACTTGCATGGTTTCGGTCAGGGCTCGTGTCGTGCCGCGTTGGTGAGGCGCGATCGTCAGCGGGGGCAATCGATACGTGGCGACTACCCACGGGAGAAATCGGCTCAATAGCCGGTTGGTTTCGGTGCCGGACGCGACGAACGTATCGACCTGACTTTGATCGACGTCGGTGACCGATATCTGCAGCATGTCGAGGAAGTTGAGGAAGTCGATTGCAACGGTCACTCCCTGCTTGGCGGCGAGAAACGTTCCGTTGGTGCACTTGTCGTCGAATCGTCTTGACACATGCCACCGAATGTAGCTGCGGATCACGAGCTGATTGTCAGGGTTGGTGAGCGTCGCGAGCTTGCTGTCGGCCCACGCGGTGAACCTGGTCCGGAAATCCACTCGGGCGCCATCGATGCCGTGCTCAT is part of the Gordonia phthalatica genome and harbors:
- a CDS encoding site-specific integrase translates to MMARRKPAPEPDRYEPCERCGEAYLTAAWWQDTPICCYCYNQAKRVVGQCVECAHSGIVPGRTPTGQYLCRTCSGIQLNVDCVECGAEAELYRRGHCWRCELAHQVDELLTNPHTGVVNPQLAGLAAALKQMPRANSGVTWLRNPTVRAVLQQIAAADTVDQRLLAALPVNRSSVHIRALLDEHGIDGARVDFRTRFTAWADSKLATLTNPDNQLVIRSYIRWHVSRRFDDKCTNGTFLAAKQGVTVAIDFLNFLDMLQISVTDVDQSQVDTFVASGTETNRLLSRFLPWVVATYRLPPLTIAPHQRGTTRALTETMQVEQLTRLFANDALTPRDRLAAALIVVFGQPTHKVAALRWDQINREETCTITLGKHPIVLESPLDRLVAEVAEATTNRQTAAHSESVWVFPGYQPGNHLNESHLRRRLKALGFPSLTTRLGTWQTITQTSPPPVLADALGIHTQTAINHALRGSSQFGAYVAARNGQREQ